The Micromonospora sp. Llam0 genome includes a window with the following:
- a CDS encoding extradiol ring-cleavage dioxygenase, which translates to MASIVAVIASTHHPFYYRATTATGDDRPPFADEWQRKILAFRETLTRANPDVLVMVGSDHFHQLWLDNMPQFLVGKAPFYDANWYNEEREFGLPRMLLTGQEDLSAHLLRAGLDAGFDLAFSNELRIDHSITCPIITLRPEADLPIVPIYTNIFAPPLPQPKRFVQLGEAIRDIVASWPSHLRVAIIGTGHLSLELGGPRQFGPHGPDPEFDQRAVQWIANGDLDGCLAEVTLDSLHSPGNATHGFMDFMLMMGVAGAGAKAHHVDTLDLFHTMEAYFTWYPNGAPA; encoded by the coding sequence ATGGCCAGCATCGTCGCGGTCATCGCCTCCACACACCACCCGTTCTACTACCGGGCCACCACCGCCACCGGCGACGACCGTCCGCCGTTCGCCGACGAGTGGCAGCGCAAGATCCTCGCGTTCCGGGAGACCCTCACCAGGGCCAACCCGGACGTGCTGGTGATGGTCGGCTCCGACCACTTCCACCAGCTGTGGCTGGACAACATGCCGCAGTTCCTGGTCGGCAAGGCACCGTTCTACGACGCCAACTGGTACAACGAGGAACGCGAGTTCGGCCTGCCCCGGATGCTGCTCACCGGCCAGGAGGACCTGTCGGCGCACCTGCTGCGGGCCGGCCTGGACGCCGGCTTCGACCTGGCGTTCAGCAACGAGCTGCGGATCGACCACAGCATCACCTGCCCGATCATCACCCTGCGGCCCGAGGCCGACCTGCCGATCGTGCCGATCTACACCAACATCTTCGCCCCGCCGCTGCCGCAGCCGAAACGCTTCGTGCAGCTCGGCGAGGCGATCCGGGACATCGTCGCCTCCTGGCCGAGCCACCTGCGGGTGGCGATCATCGGCACCGGGCACCTGTCGCTGGAGCTGGGCGGGCCACGCCAGTTCGGCCCGCACGGCCCGGACCCGGAGTTCGACCAGCGGGCGGTGCAGTGGATCGCCAACGGTGACCTGGACGGCTGCCTCGCCGAAGTCACCCTGGACAGCCTGCACTCCCCCGGCAACGCCACCCACGGCTTCATGGACTTCATGCTGATGATGGGCGTCGCCGGAGCCGGCGCGAAGGCGCACCACGTCGACACCCTCGACCTGTTCCACACCATGGAGGCCTACTTCACCTGGTACCCGAACGGAGCGCCGGCATGA
- a CDS encoding acyltransferase family protein, translating to MTSSELATTDVPAGASGASGTTTTGPAREKSPGSAEGATRGPARPVTTGDRAHGTFRRDIEGLRGVAVLLVVLYHAGVPLFGGGYVGVDVFYVISGFVVTSVLLREYATDGTISILGFYARRARRLLPAAVLVLITTLLAAWWWLPLQLQWIATQAIASAAYCVNFLLARNSVDYLDTMRRESPLEHYWSLAVEEQFYLCWPLLLLALLGWPRLLRRRRARSTSARSQPARTGPAWLQPARSWWRPGDLRPVLVVVAGVAVLSFALCVWLTATSPGYAYFGSPARAWQLLAGVLIALGAGAVSRLPARLAAGMAWTGLAAVLAAALLFDSTTPFPGYPALLPVAGAALVIAAGCAPHSGGAGGLLALRPLQWIGRLSYSWYLWHWPFLVIGAALLGGHGTIWQNLGLVGGALVAAAGTYLLVEAPLRRRRRAARPWRTVGLAAVASAAVVAVAVPALATKPTLVGPGRPVDTAATLAASADVERDLTRLVAASADAGPVPANLTPPLPEVTTDIPAVFHDGCVVLRITDTGTDHPCGYGDPAAAQTVVLFGDSHAGSWFPAVRRLADERGWRLVVMVKGFCSAASVRFHLDSVNRPYDECVQWREQALRRIGELRPAMVVTSSTNYTFGDPVGVFTDRDQVWTDGWARTVDEIRSTGSEVVLIGDVPWLPPTVVDCLALHLTDARACHGPVSDVVLEPRRRQMIADVARDRGALVVDPTPWFCTSTVCPALVGNVVTLRDGNHISATYSRLLWRVLDERIGLLGA from the coding sequence ATGACCAGTTCCGAGCTGGCCACGACGGACGTGCCGGCGGGCGCGTCCGGCGCGTCCGGCACGACGACCACCGGTCCGGCCCGGGAGAAGTCCCCGGGCTCGGCCGAGGGCGCGACCCGGGGTCCGGCCCGGCCGGTCACCACCGGCGACCGGGCGCACGGCACGTTCCGGCGTGACATCGAAGGGCTGCGCGGGGTCGCCGTACTGCTCGTCGTGCTCTACCACGCGGGCGTCCCGCTGTTCGGTGGCGGCTACGTCGGCGTCGACGTCTTCTACGTCATCTCCGGCTTCGTGGTCACCTCGGTGCTGCTGCGCGAGTACGCCACCGACGGCACCATTTCCATCCTCGGCTTCTACGCCCGGCGCGCCCGGCGGCTGCTGCCCGCCGCCGTCCTGGTGCTGATCACCACCCTGCTCGCCGCCTGGTGGTGGCTGCCGCTGCAACTGCAGTGGATCGCCACCCAGGCGATCGCGAGCGCCGCGTACTGCGTGAACTTCCTGCTGGCCCGCAACAGTGTCGACTACCTGGACACGATGCGCCGGGAGTCGCCGCTGGAACACTACTGGTCGCTGGCGGTCGAGGAGCAGTTCTATCTGTGCTGGCCGCTGCTGCTGCTCGCACTCCTCGGCTGGCCCCGACTACTGCGCCGGCGGCGGGCCCGGTCAACGTCGGCCCGGTCCCAGCCGGCCCGGACCGGGCCGGCCTGGTTACAGCCGGCCCGGTCCTGGTGGCGTCCGGGTGACCTGCGGCCGGTGCTGGTCGTCGTGGCCGGCGTCGCCGTGCTCTCCTTCGCGCTCTGCGTCTGGCTGACCGCCACATCGCCCGGGTACGCGTACTTCGGCTCCCCGGCGCGGGCCTGGCAGCTGCTGGCCGGCGTACTGATCGCTCTCGGGGCCGGCGCCGTGTCACGGCTGCCGGCCCGGCTCGCCGCCGGAATGGCCTGGACCGGGTTGGCCGCGGTGCTGGCGGCGGCCCTGCTGTTTGACAGCACCACGCCGTTCCCCGGCTACCCGGCGCTGCTGCCGGTGGCCGGTGCGGCGCTGGTGATCGCCGCCGGCTGCGCGCCGCACAGCGGTGGGGCCGGCGGGCTGCTCGCCCTGCGTCCACTGCAGTGGATCGGCCGGTTGTCGTACTCGTGGTACCTGTGGCACTGGCCGTTCCTGGTGATCGGCGCCGCCCTGCTCGGCGGGCACGGCACGATCTGGCAGAACCTGGGCCTGGTCGGCGGGGCGCTGGTCGCCGCCGCCGGCACGTACCTGCTCGTCGAGGCCCCGTTGCGGCGGCGCCGACGGGCGGCCCGGCCGTGGCGCACGGTCGGCCTGGCGGCCGTGGCGTCCGCCGCCGTCGTCGCGGTGGCGGTGCCGGCGCTGGCGACGAAGCCGACGCTGGTGGGGCCGGGCCGGCCGGTCGACACCGCCGCCACGCTGGCCGCCTCGGCCGACGTCGAGCGTGACCTGACCCGGTTGGTCGCCGCCAGCGCCGATGCCGGTCCGGTACCGGCCAACCTGACGCCGCCGCTGCCCGAGGTGACCACCGACATCCCGGCCGTTTTCCACGACGGCTGCGTGGTGCTGCGGATCACCGACACCGGCACCGACCACCCGTGCGGGTACGGCGACCCGGCCGCGGCGCAGACCGTGGTGCTGTTCGGCGACTCGCACGCCGGCAGCTGGTTCCCGGCGGTGCGCCGGCTGGCCGACGAGCGTGGCTGGCGACTGGTCGTCATGGTCAAGGGGTTCTGCAGCGCCGCGTCGGTCCGGTTCCACCTGGACTCGGTCAACCGGCCGTACGACGAGTGCGTCCAGTGGCGCGAGCAGGCCCTGCGGCGGATCGGCGAGCTGCGACCCGCGATGGTGGTCACCTCGTCGACCAACTACACCTTCGGCGACCCGGTCGGCGTGTTCACCGACCGGGACCAGGTCTGGACCGACGGCTGGGCGCGGACCGTCGACGAGATCAGGTCCACCGGCAGCGAGGTGGTGCTGATCGGTGACGTACCGTGGCTGCCGCCGACCGTGGTCGACTGCCTGGCGCTGCACCTGACCGACGCGCGGGCCTGTCACGGCCCGGTGTCCGACGTGGTGCTGGAGCCCCGCCGACGGCAGATGATCGCCGACGTCGCGCGGGACCGGGGCGCCCTGGTCGTCGACCCGACGCCGTGGTTCTGCACGTCGACGGTCTGCCCGGCGCTGGTCGGCAACGTGGTCACGCTGCGTGACGGCAACCACATCTCGGCCACCTACTCGCGGTTGCTGTGGCGGGTGCTGGACGAGCGGATCGGCCTGCTGGGCGCCTAG
- a CDS encoding NAD(P)-dependent oxidoreductase — protein MRALVLGGAGFIGLHLVRRLVADGHTVTVVDDFSRGRDDAELARVCADPAVEVVTGDLTRAATWASLPRHWDQVYLLAAVVGVRNVEADPARVVRINALVALHLMDWIDAADRVFFSSTSEVYAGAVDAGVAAVPTGEDVPAMVADVTAPRFAYATSKLLGEAAVLHGSRAVGAHAVVGRFHNVYGPRMGTDHVVPEMSLRALRGEDPFRVPGADQYRAFCYVDDAVEAVVRLMATPDAAGRIVHIGDDTEQTNIADLAKLVLRTAGSHASLRPEPAPAGSVHRRCPDLGRLRRLTGYQPAVALEEGVGRTFAWYRDHGRPTVAEGPIPPGAPDRTEGQVPAWR, from the coding sequence ATGCGCGCGCTGGTGCTCGGCGGTGCCGGGTTCATCGGTCTGCACCTGGTGCGCCGGCTGGTCGCCGACGGCCACACGGTCACCGTGGTCGACGACTTCTCCCGGGGCCGCGACGACGCCGAACTCGCCCGGGTCTGCGCCGACCCGGCGGTCGAGGTGGTCACCGGTGACCTCACCCGGGCCGCGACCTGGGCCTCGTTGCCCCGTCACTGGGACCAGGTCTACCTGCTGGCCGCCGTGGTCGGGGTGCGCAACGTCGAGGCCGACCCGGCCCGGGTGGTCCGGATCAACGCGCTCGTCGCGCTGCACCTGATGGACTGGATCGACGCCGCCGACCGGGTCTTCTTCAGCTCCACCAGCGAGGTGTACGCCGGAGCGGTCGACGCCGGAGTGGCCGCCGTACCGACCGGTGAGGACGTCCCGGCGATGGTGGCCGACGTGACGGCACCCCGCTTCGCGTACGCCACCAGCAAGCTGCTGGGCGAGGCGGCCGTGCTGCACGGGTCCCGCGCGGTCGGCGCGCACGCCGTGGTCGGCCGGTTCCACAACGTGTACGGGCCCCGGATGGGCACCGACCACGTGGTACCGGAGATGTCGCTGCGGGCGCTACGCGGCGAGGACCCGTTCCGGGTGCCGGGCGCCGACCAGTACCGCGCCTTCTGCTACGTCGACGACGCCGTCGAGGCGGTGGTCCGGCTGATGGCCACCCCCGACGCCGCCGGCCGGATCGTGCACATCGGCGACGACACGGAGCAGACCAACATCGCCGACCTGGCGAAGCTGGTGCTGCGTACCGCCGGCAGTCACGCGAGTCTGCGGCCCGAGCCGGCACCCGCCGGCTCGGTGCACCGACGCTGCCCGGACCTGGGCCGGCTGCGCCGGCTCACCGGCTACCAGCCGGCGGTCGCCCTGGAAGAGGGTGTCGGGCGGACCTTCGCCTGGTACCGCGACCACGGCCGACCGACCGTCGCCGAAGGTCCGATACCGCCGGGTGCGCCGGACCGAACCGAAGGGCAGGTGCCGGCATGGCGGTGA
- a CDS encoding citryl-CoA lyase translates to MAEELTDDQEHGLSFPTSIGTSDRTTIRLLGQDLAEDLMGKVGFGELAYWLVAGRRPTPGQVRVLEAVLVALADHGFTPTAIAARLTYLSAPESLQGAIAAGLLGGGSRFLGVTEDCGRFLADVLAGLDTHPDDDAGWDEVALAAVRDARAAKRLLPGLGHPVHKDVDPRTPVLIRIADEEGLRGPHLRLFEAIGRVHPQVLGRTLPLNGAGVCGAALADLDLPVDLLRGFALLARTAGLLGHLAEERRNPLGMEIYRTVDRNARYVPPATD, encoded by the coding sequence GTGGCTGAAGAGCTGACCGACGACCAGGAGCACGGGCTGAGCTTCCCGACCTCGATCGGCACCTCCGACCGGACCACCATCCGGCTGCTCGGCCAGGACCTCGCCGAGGATCTGATGGGCAAGGTCGGGTTCGGTGAGCTGGCGTACTGGCTGGTCGCCGGCCGCCGACCCACCCCCGGACAGGTCCGGGTCCTCGAAGCGGTGCTGGTGGCGCTGGCCGACCACGGCTTCACCCCGACGGCGATCGCCGCCCGGTTGACGTACCTCAGCGCCCCCGAGTCGCTGCAGGGTGCCATCGCCGCCGGGCTGCTCGGCGGCGGCTCCCGCTTCCTCGGCGTCACCGAGGACTGCGGCCGGTTCCTCGCCGACGTCCTCGCCGGGCTCGACACCCACCCCGACGACGACGCCGGCTGGGACGAGGTCGCCCTGGCGGCGGTACGCGACGCCCGCGCCGCCAAACGGCTGCTGCCCGGTCTCGGCCACCCCGTCCACAAGGATGTCGACCCGCGTACCCCGGTGTTGATCCGCATCGCGGACGAAGAAGGGCTGCGCGGACCGCACCTGCGGCTGTTCGAAGCGATCGGCCGGGTCCACCCGCAGGTACTCGGCCGCACCCTGCCGCTCAACGGCGCCGGGGTGTGCGGTGCCGCGCTGGCCGACCTGGACCTGCCGGTCGACCTGCTGCGCGGCTTCGCCCTGCTGGCCCGTACCGCCGGGCTGCTCGGCCACCTCGCCGAGGAACGCCGCAACCCGCTCGGCATGGAGATCTACCGCACCGTCGACCGCAACGCCCGCTACGTCCCCCCGGCCACCGACTGA
- a CDS encoding sugar phosphate nucleotidyltransferase, translated as MHVVIMAGGRGVRLRPYTTALPKPLVPIGEHYAILDVVLHQLAACGFRTVTIAINHHGSLIRAFVGDGSRFGLSVDYAQERAPLSTVGPLFTMRDRLPERFLVMNGDILTNLNYADLLRAHTDSGAPVTVATFRRKVQVDFGVLAVEGDKVVEFNEKPTLDYRVSMGVYGLTRQTIAAYPSGITFGFDQLMLDLINQGNPPAAYDFDGYWLDIGRPEDYDEANRSFETLKPILLPAALREPA; from the coding sequence ATGCATGTCGTGATCATGGCGGGCGGCAGAGGGGTACGGCTGCGGCCGTACACCACCGCGCTGCCCAAGCCGCTGGTGCCGATCGGCGAGCACTACGCGATCCTCGACGTGGTCCTGCACCAGCTGGCCGCCTGCGGATTTCGGACCGTGACCATCGCGATCAACCACCACGGCTCACTGATCCGGGCGTTCGTCGGCGACGGCTCCCGGTTCGGCCTGTCCGTCGACTACGCGCAGGAGCGGGCCCCGCTGTCCACCGTCGGACCACTGTTCACGATGCGCGACCGGCTGCCGGAGCGGTTCCTGGTGATGAACGGCGACATCCTGACCAACCTCAACTACGCCGACCTGCTGCGCGCCCACACCGACTCCGGTGCCCCGGTGACCGTGGCGACCTTCCGGCGCAAGGTCCAGGTCGACTTCGGTGTCCTGGCCGTCGAAGGGGACAAGGTCGTCGAGTTCAACGAGAAGCCCACCCTGGACTACCGGGTCAGCATGGGCGTGTACGGGCTCACCCGGCAGACGATCGCGGCGTACCCGAGCGGCATCACGTTCGGCTTCGACCAGCTGATGCTCGACCTGATCAACCAGGGCAACCCGCCCGCCGCCTACGACTTCGACGGCTACTGGCTCGACATCGGTCGACCCGAGGACTACGACGAGGCGAACCGCAGCTTCGAGACGTTGAAACCGATCCTGCTGCCGGCCGCCCTGCGGGAGCCCGCATGA
- a CDS encoding amidohydrolase family protein yields the protein MSTDAQRSAAAGRPVVFRNGLVLTMDDSHTVLPRADVLIVGDRIAEVGEALAVPDGTQEIDAAGGIVMPGMIDTHRHMWQTAMRGYGADWTLTQYFVWYYLESGKLFRPEDVYAGNLLAAIEAIDAGVTTTVDWSHGLQTPQHADAAVDALEAVPGRFVLAYGNLQQGPWEWAASPDFRDFVTRRIHGRGDMLGFQMAFDVTGDPTFPEKAAFEVARELGVPVTTHAGVWGATNDDGIRLMHENGFMTESTVYVHAATLNRDSYNRIAATGGSASVSTESEQSAGQGYPPTWQLRQHDIPVSLSMDTSVWWSGDLFSAMRATLSADRSREHLEAHGRQETVTHCHLRAEQVVDWATRGGARALGMDSLVGALTPGRKADVVLIKNEASPVMFPILHPYGHVAFQAQRGDVHSVVIDGRLVKHEHRLVDVDLAAARAAVTRTIEHLTAEMGDDAWTKGMNPDIPETKVLDNPYTYTQWDAGSAQWKH from the coding sequence ATGAGCACAGACGCGCAGCGGAGCGCGGCGGCCGGCCGGCCGGTGGTCTTCCGTAACGGCCTGGTACTGACCATGGACGACAGCCACACGGTGCTGCCCCGCGCCGACGTGCTGATCGTCGGCGACCGGATCGCCGAGGTCGGCGAGGCGCTCGCCGTACCCGACGGGACGCAGGAGATCGACGCGGCCGGCGGCATCGTCATGCCCGGCATGATCGACACCCACCGGCACATGTGGCAGACCGCGATGCGCGGGTACGGCGCGGACTGGACGCTGACCCAGTACTTCGTCTGGTACTACCTAGAGTCGGGCAAACTGTTCCGACCCGAGGACGTGTACGCCGGCAACCTGCTCGCCGCGATCGAGGCCATCGACGCCGGGGTCACCACCACCGTCGACTGGTCACACGGGCTGCAGACCCCGCAGCACGCCGACGCCGCCGTGGACGCCCTCGAAGCCGTCCCCGGCCGGTTCGTCCTCGCCTACGGAAACCTGCAGCAGGGTCCCTGGGAGTGGGCGGCCAGCCCCGACTTCCGCGACTTCGTCACCCGCCGCATCCACGGCCGGGGCGACATGCTCGGCTTCCAGATGGCCTTCGACGTCACCGGCGACCCGACCTTCCCGGAGAAGGCCGCCTTCGAGGTGGCCCGCGAACTCGGCGTGCCGGTCACCACCCACGCCGGCGTCTGGGGTGCCACCAACGACGACGGCATCCGGCTGATGCACGAGAACGGCTTCATGACCGAGTCGACCGTCTACGTGCACGCCGCCACCCTCAACCGCGACTCGTACAACCGGATCGCGGCTACCGGCGGCTCGGCCTCGGTCTCCACCGAGAGCGAGCAGAGCGCCGGCCAGGGCTACCCACCCACCTGGCAGCTGCGCCAGCACGACATCCCGGTGTCGCTGTCGATGGACACCAGCGTCTGGTGGAGCGGCGACCTGTTCTCCGCGATGCGTGCCACGCTCAGCGCCGACCGCTCCCGCGAACACCTCGAGGCGCACGGCCGGCAGGAGACCGTCACCCACTGCCACCTGCGGGCCGAGCAGGTCGTCGACTGGGCCACCCGGGGCGGGGCGCGGGCGCTCGGCATGGACAGCCTGGTCGGTGCGCTCACCCCGGGCCGCAAGGCCGACGTGGTGCTGATCAAGAACGAGGCCTCGCCGGTGATGTTCCCGATCCTGCACCCGTACGGCCATGTCGCGTTCCAGGCCCAGCGCGGCGACGTGCACAGCGTGGTGATCGACGGCCGACTGGTCAAGCACGAGCACCGCCTCGTCGACGTCGACCTGGCCGCCGCCCGCGCCGCCGTGACGCGCACCATCGAACACCTCACCGCCGAGATGGGTGACGACGCCTGGACCAAGGGGATGAACCCGGACATCCCAGAGACCAAGGTGCTGGACAACCCGTACACCTACACCCAGTGGGACGCCGGCAGCGCCCAATGGAAGCATTGA
- a CDS encoding CaiB/BaiF CoA-transferase family protein has protein sequence MAEHHAPGADARPAGGTGPLHGLLIADFSRILAGPYATMLLADLGAEVIKVEGPGGDDTRTWMPPTRDGVSTYYLGINRNKRSIALDLKDPDDLDVARRLADRADVMIENFRPGGLRRFGLDYDSVAARNAKIIYASISGFGTGAGAAYPGYDLMVQAVSGLMSLTGDPDGSPYRAGISVFDVMSGLHASIGILAALHHRDTTGTGQHVEVNLLSSALSGLVNHSSGYVAGGVVPFRMGNAHPSLFPYEPLPVADGELIVIAGNDGQFRKLCEVLGVPELVDDPRFGRNQDRTANREALRPLLVEQLRKRTRDEWFDELLAAGVPCAPINTIDGGVALAQRLGLDPVVSVGDGDTAVPGIRHPITLSQTPARYDTPPPALDEHGEEIRAWLKS, from the coding sequence ATGGCCGAGCACCACGCACCGGGAGCCGACGCGCGACCAGCCGGCGGCACCGGGCCGCTGCACGGGCTGCTGATCGCCGACTTCTCCCGGATCCTCGCCGGCCCGTACGCCACCATGCTGCTCGCCGACCTCGGCGCCGAAGTGATCAAGGTCGAGGGACCGGGCGGCGACGACACCCGCACCTGGATGCCGCCGACCCGCGACGGCGTCTCCACGTACTACCTGGGGATCAACCGCAACAAACGGTCCATCGCCCTGGACCTGAAGGACCCCGACGACCTCGACGTCGCCCGCCGACTCGCCGACCGGGCCGACGTCATGATCGAGAACTTCCGGCCCGGCGGGCTGCGCCGGTTCGGCCTGGACTACGACAGCGTCGCCGCCCGCAACGCCAAGATCATCTATGCGTCAATCAGCGGCTTCGGCACCGGCGCCGGCGCCGCCTACCCCGGCTACGACCTGATGGTGCAGGCCGTCTCCGGGCTGATGAGCCTCACCGGCGACCCCGACGGGTCGCCGTACCGGGCCGGGATCAGCGTCTTCGACGTCATGTCCGGGCTGCACGCCAGCATCGGCATCCTCGCCGCCCTGCACCACCGCGACACCACCGGCACCGGCCAGCACGTCGAGGTCAACCTGCTGTCCTCGGCGCTGTCCGGGCTGGTCAACCACAGCAGCGGGTACGTCGCCGGCGGCGTGGTGCCGTTCCGGATGGGCAACGCCCACCCCAGCCTGTTCCCGTACGAGCCGCTGCCGGTCGCCGACGGCGAACTCATCGTCATCGCCGGCAACGACGGGCAGTTCCGCAAACTGTGCGAGGTGCTCGGCGTACCGGAGCTGGTCGACGATCCCCGGTTCGGCCGCAACCAGGACCGCACCGCCAACCGCGAGGCGCTGCGCCCGCTGCTGGTCGAGCAACTACGCAAACGCACCCGCGACGAATGGTTCGACGAACTGCTCGCCGCCGGGGTGCCGTGCGCGCCGATCAACACCATCGACGGCGGGGTGGCGCTCGCCCAGCGCCTCGGCCTCGACCCGGTGGTCAGCGTCGGCGACGGCGACACCGCCGTACCCGGGATCCGGCACCCGATCACCCTGTCGCAGACCCCGGCGCGCTACGACACGCCGCCGCCCGCACTCGACGAACACGGTGAGGAGATCCGCGCGTGGCTGAAGAGCTGA
- a CDS encoding nucleotide sugar dehydrogenase produces the protein MVNRIGIVGMGYVGLTLAAGLARNGFEVHGVDSEPRVRDELSAGRVHLYEPGLAEALRDTLGRNLFVHPTLPPDLDAAVICVSTPVRDGTSTPVRDGTRQPDLTNVAAAATEIARRCGPQTLVVVRSTVPVGTSRRIVLPALTAAWGRARLVMAPERTIQGQALRELTELPQVVGGLDDDSRRAGVALFGRLARQVVPVSSLETAELVKLANNCHTDLIYAYGNEVALLAGAHGVDPLEVVRAANHDYPRPDLARPGFVGGSCLSKDPYLFGASAPAHTPLLVAAARQRNEQLPVQVAETVVGRLRQLRGVTSGATLAVLGWAYKGWPPTDDMRGAAIVTMLPAFDRAGLRVLGHDPLVADEVIRAHGGEPVSLDKAFSEADAVLVLNDHPDYRGLPVGTLLPGTAVRFVYDSWRILDEESVRAAGVHYESLGYRPTREPV, from the coding sequence ATGGTCAATCGGATCGGCATCGTGGGCATGGGCTACGTCGGGCTGACCCTGGCGGCCGGCCTGGCCCGCAACGGATTCGAGGTGCACGGCGTCGACAGCGAGCCGCGCGTCCGCGACGAGCTGTCGGCCGGCCGGGTCCACCTGTACGAGCCGGGCCTGGCCGAGGCGCTACGGGACACCCTCGGCCGCAACCTGTTCGTCCACCCGACGCTCCCGCCGGACCTCGACGCCGCCGTGATCTGCGTGTCGACCCCGGTCCGTGACGGCACCTCGACCCCGGTCCGTGACGGCACCCGGCAGCCGGACCTGACCAACGTCGCGGCCGCCGCGACCGAGATCGCCCGGCGCTGCGGACCGCAGACCCTGGTCGTGGTCCGCAGCACCGTACCGGTCGGCACCAGCCGGCGGATCGTCCTGCCGGCGTTGACCGCAGCCTGGGGCCGGGCCCGGCTGGTGATGGCACCGGAACGGACCATCCAGGGGCAGGCGCTGCGCGAGCTGACCGAACTGCCGCAGGTGGTCGGCGGTCTCGACGACGACAGCCGACGCGCCGGGGTGGCGCTGTTCGGCCGGCTCGCCCGGCAGGTCGTCCCGGTCTCCAGCCTGGAGACCGCCGAGCTGGTGAAGCTGGCCAACAACTGCCACACCGACCTGATCTACGCGTACGGCAACGAAGTCGCCCTGCTCGCCGGGGCGCACGGGGTGGACCCGTTGGAGGTCGTCCGGGCCGCCAACCACGACTACCCCCGACCCGACCTGGCCCGACCCGGCTTCGTCGGCGGGAGCTGCCTGTCCAAGGACCCGTACCTGTTCGGTGCCAGCGCACCGGCGCACACCCCGCTGCTCGTCGCCGCGGCCCGGCAACGCAACGAGCAGCTGCCGGTGCAGGTGGCGGAGACCGTCGTCGGACGGCTGCGGCAACTACGCGGCGTGACCTCCGGAGCGACCCTCGCCGTCCTCGGCTGGGCGTACAAGGGCTGGCCGCCCACCGACGACATGCGCGGCGCGGCGATCGTGACGATGCTGCCGGCGTTCGACCGGGCCGGGCTGCGGGTGCTCGGCCACGACCCGCTGGTCGCCGACGAGGTGATCCGGGCGCACGGCGGCGAGCCGGTCAGCCTCGACAAGGCGTTCAGCGAGGCCGACGCGGTGCTGGTGCTCAACGACCACCCCGACTACCGGGGGCTGCCGGTGGGGACGCTGCTGCCCGGCACCGCAGTCCGGTTCGTCTACGACTCGTGGCGGATCCTCGACGAGGAGTCGGTGCGGGCGGCCGGGGTGCACTACGAGAGCCTGGGCTACCGGCCGACCAGGGAGCCGGTGTGA
- a CDS encoding IclR family transcriptional regulator C-terminal domain-containing protein, producing MAREAGADFIEALARGLDVLRCFPPGRPAMTLSEIAAATGLARPTVRRILLTLDELGYVRSSPDRGFSLTPRVLELGMTYVNALSIWDVARPHMQRLVGQTGESTSMAQLDGSDIVYVTRVAVPKIVTLAVTIGTRFPAVATSMGKVLLAALEPDELTAVLAHPGRSGITPRWRPDRAELDRVLREVRARGWAAADQDLAAGIRSVATGVRDGDGRVVAAVNVTVHAAETSMEKLTGEHLPRLLSTAAEISHDWARLGAVPMATVRQQPDPEPAGR from the coding sequence GTGGCGCGCGAGGCCGGAGCAGACTTCATCGAGGCGTTGGCCCGTGGCCTCGACGTGCTGCGCTGCTTCCCGCCGGGTCGGCCCGCCATGACGCTCAGCGAGATCGCGGCGGCCACCGGGCTGGCCCGTCCGACCGTACGGCGAATCCTGCTCACCCTCGACGAGCTGGGGTACGTACGCAGCAGCCCGGACCGAGGATTCTCGCTCACTCCACGGGTGCTCGAACTCGGCATGACCTACGTCAACGCGTTGAGCATCTGGGACGTGGCCCGCCCGCACATGCAGCGCCTGGTCGGGCAGACCGGCGAGTCGACGTCGATGGCGCAGCTCGACGGCAGCGACATCGTCTACGTCACCCGGGTCGCCGTACCGAAGATCGTCACCCTCGCGGTGACCATCGGCACCCGGTTCCCGGCGGTGGCCACCTCAATGGGCAAGGTGCTGCTGGCCGCGCTCGAACCGGACGAGCTGACCGCCGTGCTGGCCCATCCCGGCCGGTCCGGCATCACCCCGCGCTGGCGGCCCGACCGCGCCGAGCTCGACCGGGTGCTGCGCGAGGTCCGGGCCCGCGGCTGGGCCGCCGCCGATCAGGATCTGGCCGCCGGCATCCGGTCCGTGGCGACCGGGGTACGCGACGGCGACGGCCGGGTCGTGGCCGCGGTGAACGTGACCGTGCACGCCGCCGAGACGTCGATGGAGAAGCTGACCGGCGAGCACCTGCCACGCCTGCTGAGCACCGCCGCCGAGATCAGCCACGACTGGGCGCGACTCGGCGCGGTGCCGATGGCCACCGTACGGCAGCAGCCGGATCCGGAGCCGGCCGGCAGGTGA